GGCTTCGCGCTCACGTTCGTGGAGCTGATTTCTGCCCGCTCTGATGCTGAGGCGTTCGAAGCACAGCTGTGGGACGCCGAAGCGCAGGTCTGGGACTTAGAGCAAGAGCTGCGCGGCATCACAGATTATGTAGACGCGCTTGAAGGCGAGGTCGCTGAGTGCAAGTCCACGATCGATGAGGGATCGTTGCTGCTCTCGATGCGCGATTTCGATAGCGCCTTCTGGGAGCTCGCCGGCTCGGACTGCAGCTACTGAGCATTCGTACGCCGTTAGGTGTGCCGCCGACCTGTTTCGGTGGGCTTACCGACCGTGGGAGCTTGGCCCCGGGTCGATCCTGATGTCGATGGGATTCTCCGCGAGGTACGCGCGACCCGCTGCTGTGACTTCAACCGAGAACAGCCCGTCGTCCTCTGTCTGCTCCAAGTACCCGGCGCTGATAAGAGCCGTGACCGTGTTGCCTTTTACTGGCGGGAAGCCGGTGAAGTTCAGCGCGGCGACTGCGCTGCCGCCGTCGCCATAGGCGCCCTTCGGAATCCAGGTGTAGAGGCCAAACATTTCGATCGCGGTGAGTATACCCAGTGCGTAATCGGTGAGTGGTCGCGGCATGGCGCTGAGCCTACCGATCCGCCGCGCATAGGTCTGGCATGACGACCACAGAACAACCGACCGGTATTGCCGGTCAAAAGACCGCCGCCTCAGATCCGTATGATTCTGCGGCCACTCATCCGGCACAACTTAGGTGAGAACTGACCAACTCAGAAGGGACCCTTTCGCTGGGTACCGTGTCTCAGATCTACGGCTACGCACGGGTCTCCCGCGGCGACTCCCAGAGCCTCGACCGGCAGATTCAGGAACTCACTGCTGTGGGTTGCACGAGGATCTTTACCGATGAGCTGAGCGGAGGCCGCGCTACCGAGAGCCGCCCGGGTTTTGCTGACGCGATCAGCCATCTGCGAAGCGGGGACGTCCTCGCAGCTGTGAGCCTCGATCGACTTTCCAGGTCGCTCGGAGACTTGATGGGAACGGTCGATGACTTGGTGCTGGAACGGGGTCACGGTGCGGGTGCTCAACCTCGGGGATCTCGACCCGCGTTCACCGTTGTCGCGGGTACTCCTCCAAGTGCTGGGCGCCGTTGCCGAACTCGAACGCAGCCTAATTCGTGAGCGCACCGTGAGCGGCATGCGCGCCGCAAAACAGCGAGGCGCTCGCATCGGCAGACCCGCGTCCCTCACGCCCGAACAGCTAAAGGCGGTCTTGGCCATGCGAGCGACCGGACAGTCCGCTGCTGCGACCGCCCGGGCCTTCGGCGTCTCTGAGCGCACGATCAGGCGCGTCTCTGAGGCGGCATCGTGACGATCGTCTTGGGCTAAGCGGCGGCCCTCTGCCCCAAGCGCAGCTCCAAGTGCCGCGCGTAGCTCGGCGCCCTCAGCGGGTCATGTGCGGTGCACGGTCGACCATCCAACTCGCTGACTGCCTCCGCTAGATCTTCCGTAGGCGCCTCAATTCCTCGGCGGATGATGCCGGTCTCATCCACGACCACATACCCCCACTCGAAAAGTGCATCGCATCCGAGTGCGCACGCGAGCATCGCGATCGCACCGAAGTCGCGTCGCTCCTCCTCGGTGGAGAGACTTCTGGGAACGATGTGGGCGGCGATGAGCAGGCCCTTCGGCAGCCGGCGTCCGCACAGAGCGCAGTCGGCAGCCGTACGTCCGTCGAGAAGATGCGCTCGCAGCTCGCCCTGTTCGAGCCGGACCTTTGCAACCGTCTCAGCATCAGTCACATCACCACCCCAAGTCGACGCGGGCAGCCCGTAGAGGCTGTCGCCCTCGGGCTCGATCACAACGCCGAGCTCGCCCAGGAGCCGTGCCCCGTCCTCGTCGCTCAGCGGCGAGACGTACTTCTGGGCTGTGACGCCCCGGTAGTCCAACGGCCCCCGGTTGCCGTGCGTGATGAGTTCGGCGGCCCGCTGCCACGGAAGCCACAGTCCCGTGGTTAT
This Salinibacterium sp. ZJ450 DNA region includes the following protein-coding sequences:
- a CDS encoding recombinase family protein produces the protein MSQIYGYARVSRGDSQSLDRQIQELTAVGCTRIFTDELSGGRATESRPGFADAISHLRSGDVLAAVSLDRLSRSLGDLMGTVDDLVLERGHGAGAQPRGSRPAFTVVAGTPPSAGRRCRTRTQPNS
- a CDS encoding HNH endonuclease signature motif containing protein, encoding MAFWWATQTKNYETAIDQGSLWSSETASGVRQASRIALHQLKRGDIVFHYAGQAIRAVSTVAEEWVDAPRPDGYPKKKPDDLDVGWYVKVAPITTGLWLPWQRAAELITHGNRGPLDYRGVTAQKYVSPLSDEDGARLLGELGVVIEPEGDSLYGLPASTWGGDVTDAETVAKVRLEQGELRAHLLDGRTAADCALCGRRLPKGLLIAAHIVPRSLSTEEERRDFGAIAMLACALGCDALFEWGYVVVDETGIIRRGIEAPTEDLAEAVSELDGRPCTAHDPLRAPSYARHLELRLGQRAAA
- a CDS encoding recombinase family protein; this translates as MRVLNLGDLDPRSPLSRVLLQVLGAVAELERSLIRERTVSGMRAAKQRGARIGRPASLTPEQLKAVLAMRATGQSAAATARAFGVSERTIRRVSEAAS